One genomic region from Salvia hispanica cultivar TCC Black 2014 chromosome 2, UniMelb_Shisp_WGS_1.0, whole genome shotgun sequence encodes:
- the LOC125205920 gene encoding YTH domain-containing protein ECT3-like isoform X1 encodes MAGEKKTETYQLNAPVAKSESSINIPDKDMVKDGFPSEPVSSVSAGGNVVPGKSATDQSVSSEQGPYYPPTSCYDYYYPGYNGNFTQPDDKGFPNTPGGSYAGIQQDNASLLYYVPGYGPYSTGFVGVDGKQAYTSSEYPCSYGSEVFPCYTYDSTYAGNGSSSNKSGSVKSAGTSGSGRSNGFNVAKTHSNLSSKSSALPYNYKTQQPNSSSSVYQNQSLHPLNKFGAGFQSSGLMRGIQPSGNFSSFTSRNPRPFPQYGQVNYQSNAGLWNNNYRSRSRENFGRSGEVKAASELTRGPRADSKNSSKSPADVEQLGFAIDRDKYNLQEFEAVYDSAKFFVIKSYSEDDIHKCIKYDVWSSTPNGNKKLDAAFREADAKTTEAGKKCPVFLFFSVNGSGQFVGVAEMIGHVDFSKNMDFWQLDKWNGFFPLKWHIIKDVPNTQLRHIILENNDNKAVTYSRDTQEVELKQGLEILSIFKNYSAKTCVLDDFNFYENREKALKAKRSGVPVSQTNGFRNNDYEKHSGESAKNNQSDTPSLVSLTENLSLETQPLQSSI; translated from the exons GTGAAAGATGGATTTCCATCCGAGCCTGTGTCGTCTGTATCTGCTGGGGGCAATGTTGTGCCTGGAAAAAGTGCAACTGATCAATCTGTAAGTTCGGAGCAGGGTCCCTATTATCCACCTACCAGCtgttatgattattattatccGG GATACAATGGGAACTTTACCCAGCCTGATGACAAAGGTTTTCCTAACACTCCAGGTGGTTCTTATGCG GGAATTCAACAGGATAATGCTTCACTCCTATATTACGTTCCTGGCTATGGTCCATATTCAACTGGTTTTGTGGGTGTTGATGGAAAACAAGCATACACATCATCTGAATATCCCTGCTCATATGGGTCAGAGGTGTTTCCATGCTATACATATGATTCGACCTATGCTGGGAATGGTTCGTCCAGCAATAAAAGTGGCTCTGTAAAATCTGCAGGCACTAGTGGCTCTGGGAGGTCAAATGGCTTTAATGTTGCCAAAACTCATAGCAACCTCTCAAGCAAATCTTCAGCTTTACCTTATAATTACAAAACACAACAGCCAAATTCTTCGAGTTCTGTCTATCAGAATCAGTCTCTTCATCCATTGAACAAG TTTGGTGCTGGTTTCCAGTCATCTGGCCTCATGAGAGGAATTCAGCCTTCTGGAAACTTCTCTTCATTTACTAGCCGGAATCCTCGTCCTTTTCCGCAATATGGTCAGGTGAATTACCAGTCGAATGCTGGTTTATGGAACAACAACTACAGATCCAGGTCAAGAGAAAATTTTGGCAGAAGTGGAGAAGTCAAAGCTGCGAGTGAACTAACTCGTGGCCCTAGGGCTGACAGTAAGAATTCCTCTAAGTCGCCAGCTGATGTCGAACAATTGGGTTTCGCAATTGATAGAGATAAATACAACTTACAAGAGTTTGAGGCAGTGTATGATAGTGCAAAGTTCTTTGTGATCAAGTCATATAGCGAAGATGATATTCACAAATGCATCAAATATGATGTCTGGTCAAGTACTCCAAATGGCAATAAGAAGTTAGATGCTGCTTTCCGTGAAGCTGATGCTAAAACGACAGAGGCAGGCAAAAAATGTCCAGTGTTCCTATTTTTTTCG GTGAATGGAAGTGGGCAGTTTGTCGGTGTTGCTGAGATGATTGGCCATGTTGATTTTAGCAAAAATATGGACTTTTGGCAGCTCGACAAATGGAATGGCTTCTTCCCATTGAAGTGGCACATCATAAAAGATGTCCCCAACACTCAATTGCGACACATTATCCTTGAAAACAATGATAATAAGGCCGTTACTTATAGCAGGGACACTCAAGAG GTTGAACTGAAACAGGGCCTAGAAATTCTAAGCATATTTAAGAATTACTCTGCTAAAACTTGCGTGCTCGATGACTTCAACTTTTATGAAAATCGTGAAAAGGCGCTGAAAGCAAAGAGGAGTGGTGTACCTGTTTCTCAAACCAATGGCTTTAGAAACAATGATTATGAG AAGCACTCTGGAGAGTCTGCCAAGAACAATCAGTCAGATACTCCATCACTTGTTTCGCTGACTGAAAACCTTTCGCTCGAGACTCAACCTCTGCAGAGTAGTATATGA
- the LOC125205920 gene encoding YTH domain-containing protein ECT3-like isoform X2, giving the protein MAGEKKTETYQLNAPVAKSESSINIPDKDMVKDGFPSEPVSSVSAGGNVVPGKSATDQSVSSEQGPYYPPTSCYDYYYPGYNGNFTQPDDKGFPNTPGGSYADNASLLYYVPGYGPYSTGFVGVDGKQAYTSSEYPCSYGSEVFPCYTYDSTYAGNGSSSNKSGSVKSAGTSGSGRSNGFNVAKTHSNLSSKSSALPYNYKTQQPNSSSSVYQNQSLHPLNKFGAGFQSSGLMRGIQPSGNFSSFTSRNPRPFPQYGQVNYQSNAGLWNNNYRSRSRENFGRSGEVKAASELTRGPRADSKNSSKSPADVEQLGFAIDRDKYNLQEFEAVYDSAKFFVIKSYSEDDIHKCIKYDVWSSTPNGNKKLDAAFREADAKTTEAGKKCPVFLFFSVNGSGQFVGVAEMIGHVDFSKNMDFWQLDKWNGFFPLKWHIIKDVPNTQLRHIILENNDNKAVTYSRDTQEVELKQGLEILSIFKNYSAKTCVLDDFNFYENREKALKAKRSGVPVSQTNGFRNNDYEKHSGESAKNNQSDTPSLVSLTENLSLETQPLQSSI; this is encoded by the exons GTGAAAGATGGATTTCCATCCGAGCCTGTGTCGTCTGTATCTGCTGGGGGCAATGTTGTGCCTGGAAAAAGTGCAACTGATCAATCTGTAAGTTCGGAGCAGGGTCCCTATTATCCACCTACCAGCtgttatgattattattatccGG GATACAATGGGAACTTTACCCAGCCTGATGACAAAGGTTTTCCTAACACTCCAGGTGGTTCTTATGCG GATAATGCTTCACTCCTATATTACGTTCCTGGCTATGGTCCATATTCAACTGGTTTTGTGGGTGTTGATGGAAAACAAGCATACACATCATCTGAATATCCCTGCTCATATGGGTCAGAGGTGTTTCCATGCTATACATATGATTCGACCTATGCTGGGAATGGTTCGTCCAGCAATAAAAGTGGCTCTGTAAAATCTGCAGGCACTAGTGGCTCTGGGAGGTCAAATGGCTTTAATGTTGCCAAAACTCATAGCAACCTCTCAAGCAAATCTTCAGCTTTACCTTATAATTACAAAACACAACAGCCAAATTCTTCGAGTTCTGTCTATCAGAATCAGTCTCTTCATCCATTGAACAAG TTTGGTGCTGGTTTCCAGTCATCTGGCCTCATGAGAGGAATTCAGCCTTCTGGAAACTTCTCTTCATTTACTAGCCGGAATCCTCGTCCTTTTCCGCAATATGGTCAGGTGAATTACCAGTCGAATGCTGGTTTATGGAACAACAACTACAGATCCAGGTCAAGAGAAAATTTTGGCAGAAGTGGAGAAGTCAAAGCTGCGAGTGAACTAACTCGTGGCCCTAGGGCTGACAGTAAGAATTCCTCTAAGTCGCCAGCTGATGTCGAACAATTGGGTTTCGCAATTGATAGAGATAAATACAACTTACAAGAGTTTGAGGCAGTGTATGATAGTGCAAAGTTCTTTGTGATCAAGTCATATAGCGAAGATGATATTCACAAATGCATCAAATATGATGTCTGGTCAAGTACTCCAAATGGCAATAAGAAGTTAGATGCTGCTTTCCGTGAAGCTGATGCTAAAACGACAGAGGCAGGCAAAAAATGTCCAGTGTTCCTATTTTTTTCG GTGAATGGAAGTGGGCAGTTTGTCGGTGTTGCTGAGATGATTGGCCATGTTGATTTTAGCAAAAATATGGACTTTTGGCAGCTCGACAAATGGAATGGCTTCTTCCCATTGAAGTGGCACATCATAAAAGATGTCCCCAACACTCAATTGCGACACATTATCCTTGAAAACAATGATAATAAGGCCGTTACTTATAGCAGGGACACTCAAGAG GTTGAACTGAAACAGGGCCTAGAAATTCTAAGCATATTTAAGAATTACTCTGCTAAAACTTGCGTGCTCGATGACTTCAACTTTTATGAAAATCGTGAAAAGGCGCTGAAAGCAAAGAGGAGTGGTGTACCTGTTTCTCAAACCAATGGCTTTAGAAACAATGATTATGAG AAGCACTCTGGAGAGTCTGCCAAGAACAATCAGTCAGATACTCCATCACTTGTTTCGCTGACTGAAAACCTTTCGCTCGAGACTCAACCTCTGCAGAGTAGTATATGA